From one Drosophila subpulchrella strain 33 F10 #4 breed RU33 chromosome 3L, RU_Dsub_v1.1 Primary Assembly, whole genome shotgun sequence genomic stretch:
- the LOC119555038 gene encoding protein phosphatase 1 regulatory subunit 12B isoform X19 has protein sequence MSSLDARNNSAMMKRAEQLKRWEESDTNRAAPTPRHEHGRRIKFSSGCVFLAACLSGDKDEVIQLLDQGADINTANVDGLTALHQACIDDNLDMVEFLVERGADINRQDNEGWTPLHATASCGFVSIARYLVENGADVAAVNSDGDLALDLAIDVQHMAMIDYMEKMVQELNINVDEARKAEEQAMLNDAKKWLRSDAAEVDRPHPKTGATALHVAAAKGYTKVLGLLLAGRGNVDRQDNDGWTPLHAASHWGQRETAEMLVESLADMDIRNYAGQSCIDVADRKIVKFLEELRANKRNKRRPSSQISRISDTIENHVDKTPTKLVRVEVRTDATKDAENVKPNQQIHATEHPVEEEAPWRRKLPRTPNDSPTNNQVPDRELSSNSSETANDVILRRTQSFENDQKFYQKYNELRARIKANSCPILPANANANAAAANNSNNNNNLSSNNNHNNNNNNNKSDLLLGYAAGTTTTSTSTTTTTTISTFNNTHSNTNNTSTPQQQQSAASASATNQLYSVQRSASLKDNSMYYRKPNVTIATPTSAAATANTALNSPSTVQTPPIRRSFVPPVRDEESETQRKAHAKRVRETRRSTQGVTLDEIKSAEELVKKKNMGMANNNNNNNISTTTTNTISNSGFKLEDITSGGTYPPNNSTIIPSAPAVMAAVNLSTTTGVQRRISSGPNALNASNQSLNSVGRPVSAPSEGTNNSAYVTPSARKYEANATSTAANSTTAATTNSTSNSVSATSANHAAATATSATSNHDDKDNDKENDNRTQTVIQRRRKPKRRSTGVVHIDMDELDPERQNESSNNDNEEKEKESGSERTSRSRLGSTASTATTSESKSSTSNDKAENGDGIDYKALYEAAKLENDKLKQIIKQKDDEAVQTRATLERFANAQLDTYKSDNHRLKEENAALIRVISKLSK, from the exons ATGTCCTCGCTGGACGCGCGCAACAACTCGGCGATGATGAAGCGGGCGGAGCAGCTGAAGCGCTGGGAGGAGTCCGACACCAACCGCGCCGCCCCCACCCCACGCCACGAGCACGGGCGCCGGATCAAGTTCAGCTCCGGCTGCGTCTTCCTCGCCGCCTGCCTCTCCGGCGACAAGGACGAGGTCATCCAGCTCCTCGACCAGGGCGCCGACATCAACACGGCCAACGTCGACGGCCTGACCGCCCTGCATCAG GCGTGCATAGATGACAATCTCGACATGGTAGAGTTTCTGGTGGAGCGAGGTGCCGACATAAACCGACAGGATAATGAGGGCTGGACGCCCTTGCACGCCACTGCCTCCTGCGG CTTTGTGAGCATAGCTCGGTACTTGGTGGAAAATGGCGCTGATGTGGCCGCTGTGAACAGCGATGGCGATCTGGCCTTGGACCTGGCCATCGATGTGCAACACATGGCCATGATCGACTACATGGAGAAGATGGTGCAGGAGCTGAACATAAATGTGGATGAGGCTCGAAAGGCTGAGGagcaggcgatgctgaacgaTGCCAAAAAGTGGCTGAGAAGCGATGCCGCCGAGGTGGACAGACCGCATCCAAAAACGGGAGCCACAGCGCTTCACGTGGCCGCCGCAAAGGGTTACACGAAAGTTCTGGGCCTGCTCCTGGCCGGTCGCGGCAATGTGGATCGCCAGGACAACGATGGCTGGACGCCTCTGCACGCGGCATCGCATTGGGGTCAACGGGAAACGGCCGAGATGCTCGTGGAGTCACTGGCCGACATGGATATACGCAACTATGCTGGGCAGTCATGCATCGATGTGGCCGATCGCAAAATAGTCAAATTCCTGGAAGAACTGCGGGCCAACAAACGCAACAAACGGCGACCATCTAGTCAAATCAG CAGAATCTCAGATACGATTGAAAACCATGTGGACAAGACGCCCACCAAACTGGTGCGCGTCGAAGTGAGAACTGATGCCACAAAGGATG CTGAGAACGTCAAGCCCAATCAGCAGATCCATGCCACCGAACATCCAGTCGAGGAGGAGGCGCCCTGGCGACGCAAGCTGCCACGGACACCAAACGACAGTCCCACTAATAATC AAGTTCCTGATAGAGAGCTTAGCAGCAATAGCTCGGAGACCGCCAACGACGTCATTTTGCGACGCACGCAAAGCTTTGAGAACGATCAAAA ATTCTATCAAAAGTACAATGAGCTGCGGGCACGCATAAAGGCCAACTCCTGTCCCATTCTGCCGGCGAATGCGAATGCTAATGCCGCTGCTGCCAATAATtccaataacaacaataatcTTAGTAGCAATAACAATcataataacaacaataacaacaacaaaagcgaTCTGCTGTTGGGATATGCTGCTggcacaacaacaacaagcacctccacaacaactacaacaacaatcAGTACATTCAACAACACCCACTCGAACACCAACAACACAAGCAccccacaacaacaacaatcagCAGCTTCAGCTTCGGCCACAAATCAATTATATAGCGTACAAAGATCGGCCTCACTCAAAGATAACTCAATGTATTACAG GAAACCGAACGTTACGATTGCCACGCCAACAAGTGCAGCAGCCACGGCAAACACGGCGCTCAATTCTCCATCGACTGTACAGACCCCACCAATTCGCAG ATCGTTTGTGCCACCGGTGCGCGATGAGGAGAGTGAAACGCAGCGAAAGGCACATGCCAAGCGCGTGCGGGAGACCCGCCGGTCAACCCAGGGCGTTACTCTGGACGAGATCAAGAGTGCCGAGGAGCTGGTCAAGAAGAAGAACATGGGCAtggccaacaacaacaacaataacaatatcAGCACCACCACTACGAACACCATCAGCAACAGCGGC TTTAAACTGGAGGACATAACCAGCGGGGGCACATATCCGCCCAACAACAGCACTATTATCCCGAGTGCTCCGGCGGTGATGGCAGCCGTCAATTTATCAACTACAACTGGAGTCCAGCGGCGCATCAGCAGCGGTCCCAACGCAC TAAATGCTTCCAATCAGTCGCTCAACTCTGTGGGTCGTCCTGTTTCCGCGCCCAGCGAGGGCACAAACAACAGTGCCTATGTTACGCCCTCAGCTCGAAAGTACGAGGCGAATGCCACGTCAACGGCGGCGAACTCAACAACGGCCGCGACCACTAACTCAACCTCCAATTCAGTGTCTGCAACCAGTGCCAATCATGCAGCGGCTACGGCAACTAGCGCCACGTCAAACCACGACGATAAGG ataACGACAAGGAGAACGATAATCGCACACAGACCGTCATTCAGAGGCGACGCAAGCCGAAGCGCAGATCAACAGGCGTGGTGCACATCGATATGGAT GAACTGGATCCCGAGCGACAGAACGAATCGTCAAACAACGACAACGAGGAGAAGGAAAAGGAG AGTGGCAGTGAGCGGACTTCCCGTTCCCGACTGGGCAGCACCGCGAGTACGGCCACCACGAGCGAGTCGAAGAGCTCCACCAGTAACGATAAAGCGGAGAATGGTGATGGCATTGACTACAAGGCACTCTACGAAGCTGCCAA ATTGGAGAACGATAAGCTGAAGCAGATAATCAAGCAGAAGGACGATGAAGCCGTGCAGACACGTGCAACGCTCGAGAGATTCGCCAATGCC
- the LOC119555038 gene encoding protein phosphatase 1 regulatory subunit 12B isoform X10 gives MSSLDARNNSAMMKRAEQLKRWEESDTNRAAPTPRHEHGRRIKFSSGCVFLAACLSGDKDEVIQLLDQGADINTANVDGLTALHQACIDDNLDMVEFLVERGADINRQDNEGWTPLHATASCGFVSIARYLVENGADVAAVNSDGDLALDLAIDVQHMAMIDYMEKMVQELNINVDEARKAEEQAMLNDAKKWLRSDAAEVDRPHPKTGATALHVAAAKGYTKVLGLLLAGRGNVDRQDNDGWTPLHAASHWGQRETAEMLVESLADMDIRNYAGQSCIDVADRKIVKFLEELRANKRNKRRPSSQISRISDTIENHVDKTPTKLVRVEVRTDATKDAENVKPNQQIHATEHPVEEEAPWRRKLPRTPNDSPTNNQVPDRELSSNSSETANDVILRRTQSFENDQKFYQKYNELRARIKANSCPILPANANANAAAANNSNNNNNLSSNNNHNNNNNNNKSDLLLGYAAGTTTTSTSTTTTTTISTFNNTHSNTNNTSTPQQQQSAASASATNQLYSVQRSASLKDNSMYYRKPNVTIATPTSAAATANTALNSPSTVQTPPIRSQVTAKSAEKSNNGSSSTASVSDVESSKPPPKQSASNMIKNFFKSFVPPVRDEESETQRKAHAKRVRETRRSTQGVTLDEIKSAEELVKKKNMGMANNNNNNNISTTTTNTISNSGNETSSASSTSTSAPTSSILDSNEQRDESQPPPPPTTPPPAIIPTTTTATDETEIEEVVTNPPPAVQSLNDTTASFTLSAPVRRSLSGDADANSDPEGDQDQSVVSASYTIMPRRERLPESTENAESIRSPQKTDPVAKSSSEEKAEEPPLVRPTDLPLIPAPAVASTEAIKSSSAATTPAALESPVRLRDKRGLAGSQESETKSDTASPVTSHPDFNARDSLLSLYARRTTESGAGGGAGGGAGGASGAASSSSTSAAERRPSWRLKFDAGSKFKLEDITSGGTYPPNNSTIIPSAPAVMAAVNLSTTTGVQRRISSGPNALNASNQSLNSVGRPVSAPSEGTNNSAYVTPSARKYEANATSTAANSTTAATTNSTSNSVSATSANHAAATATSATSNHDDKDNDKENDNRTQTVIQRRRKPKRRSTGVVHIDMDELDPERQNESSNNDNEEKEKESGSERTSRSRLGSTASTATTSESKSSTSNDKAENGDGIDYKALYEAAKLENDKLKQIIKQKDDEAVQTRATLERFANAQLDTYKSDNHRLKEENAALIRVISKLSK, from the exons ATGTCCTCGCTGGACGCGCGCAACAACTCGGCGATGATGAAGCGGGCGGAGCAGCTGAAGCGCTGGGAGGAGTCCGACACCAACCGCGCCGCCCCCACCCCACGCCACGAGCACGGGCGCCGGATCAAGTTCAGCTCCGGCTGCGTCTTCCTCGCCGCCTGCCTCTCCGGCGACAAGGACGAGGTCATCCAGCTCCTCGACCAGGGCGCCGACATCAACACGGCCAACGTCGACGGCCTGACCGCCCTGCATCAG GCGTGCATAGATGACAATCTCGACATGGTAGAGTTTCTGGTGGAGCGAGGTGCCGACATAAACCGACAGGATAATGAGGGCTGGACGCCCTTGCACGCCACTGCCTCCTGCGG CTTTGTGAGCATAGCTCGGTACTTGGTGGAAAATGGCGCTGATGTGGCCGCTGTGAACAGCGATGGCGATCTGGCCTTGGACCTGGCCATCGATGTGCAACACATGGCCATGATCGACTACATGGAGAAGATGGTGCAGGAGCTGAACATAAATGTGGATGAGGCTCGAAAGGCTGAGGagcaggcgatgctgaacgaTGCCAAAAAGTGGCTGAGAAGCGATGCCGCCGAGGTGGACAGACCGCATCCAAAAACGGGAGCCACAGCGCTTCACGTGGCCGCCGCAAAGGGTTACACGAAAGTTCTGGGCCTGCTCCTGGCCGGTCGCGGCAATGTGGATCGCCAGGACAACGATGGCTGGACGCCTCTGCACGCGGCATCGCATTGGGGTCAACGGGAAACGGCCGAGATGCTCGTGGAGTCACTGGCCGACATGGATATACGCAACTATGCTGGGCAGTCATGCATCGATGTGGCCGATCGCAAAATAGTCAAATTCCTGGAAGAACTGCGGGCCAACAAACGCAACAAACGGCGACCATCTAGTCAAATCAG CAGAATCTCAGATACGATTGAAAACCATGTGGACAAGACGCCCACCAAACTGGTGCGCGTCGAAGTGAGAACTGATGCCACAAAGGATG CTGAGAACGTCAAGCCCAATCAGCAGATCCATGCCACCGAACATCCAGTCGAGGAGGAGGCGCCCTGGCGACGCAAGCTGCCACGGACACCAAACGACAGTCCCACTAATAATC AAGTTCCTGATAGAGAGCTTAGCAGCAATAGCTCGGAGACCGCCAACGACGTCATTTTGCGACGCACGCAAAGCTTTGAGAACGATCAAAA ATTCTATCAAAAGTACAATGAGCTGCGGGCACGCATAAAGGCCAACTCCTGTCCCATTCTGCCGGCGAATGCGAATGCTAATGCCGCTGCTGCCAATAATtccaataacaacaataatcTTAGTAGCAATAACAATcataataacaacaataacaacaacaaaagcgaTCTGCTGTTGGGATATGCTGCTggcacaacaacaacaagcacctccacaacaactacaacaacaatcAGTACATTCAACAACACCCACTCGAACACCAACAACACAAGCAccccacaacaacaacaatcagCAGCTTCAGCTTCGGCCACAAATCAATTATATAGCGTACAAAGATCGGCCTCACTCAAAGATAACTCAATGTATTACAG GAAACCGAACGTTACGATTGCCACGCCAACAAGTGCAGCAGCCACGGCAAACACGGCGCTCAATTCTCCATCGACTGTACAGACCCCACCAATTCGCAG CCAAGTTACAGCGAAATCAGCAGAAAAGAGCAATAATGGCAGCTCATCCACGGCCAGTGTCAGCGATGTGGAGAGCTCCAAGCCACCGCCCAAACAATCCGCGAGCAATATGATCAAAAACTTCTTCAA ATCGTTTGTGCCACCGGTGCGCGATGAGGAGAGTGAAACGCAGCGAAAGGCACATGCCAAGCGCGTGCGGGAGACCCGCCGGTCAACCCAGGGCGTTACTCTGGACGAGATCAAGAGTGCCGAGGAGCTGGTCAAGAAGAAGAACATGGGCAtggccaacaacaacaacaataacaatatcAGCACCACCACTACGAACACCATCAGCAACAGCGGC AACGAAACAAGCTCAGCATCATCGACATCGACATCAGCTCCAACATCATCGATCCTCgacagcaatgagcagcgggACGAGTCGCAACCGCCACCACCGCCCACCACACCACCGCCAGCCATAATACCCACCACAACGACGGCCACCGATGAGACGGAGATCGAGGAGGTGGTAACCAAtcctcctccagctgtccaaAGTCTGAACGACACCACTGCTAGTTTTACCCTATCCGCTCCGGTGCGAAGATCGCTTTCGGGCGATGCCGATGCCAATAGTGATCCCGAGGGGGATCAGGATCAGTCGGTGGTCAGTGCCAGCTATACGATAATGCCCAGGCGGGAAAGGCTTCCCGAAAGCACAGAGAATGCAGAGAGTATCAGATCTCCGCAAAAGACTGACCCAGTTGCCAAAAGTTCCAGCGAGGAGAAGGCCGAGGAGCCACCGCTTGTCAGGCCCACGGATCTGCCACTGATCCCAGCTCCTGCCGTGGCCAGCACAGAAGCTATTAAATCATCCTCGGCGGCCACCACGCCCGCTGCCCTCGAGAGTCCAGTGCGTTTGCGGGACAAGCGGGGTTTGGCCGGCAGTCAGGAGTCGGAAACTAAGTCCGATACCGCTTCGCCCGTGACCTCTCATCCGGATTTCAATGCCAGAGACTCACTACTTAGTCTGTACGCCCGACGCACAACGGAAAGCGGCGCGGGAGGaggtgctggtggtggtgcagGTGGAGCGAGTGGAGCTGCCTCTTCGTCTTCCACTTCTGCAGCAGAAAGGCGTCCGTCTTGGCGCCTGAAATTCGATGCCGGCTCCAAG TTTAAACTGGAGGACATAACCAGCGGGGGCACATATCCGCCCAACAACAGCACTATTATCCCGAGTGCTCCGGCGGTGATGGCAGCCGTCAATTTATCAACTACAACTGGAGTCCAGCGGCGCATCAGCAGCGGTCCCAACGCAC TAAATGCTTCCAATCAGTCGCTCAACTCTGTGGGTCGTCCTGTTTCCGCGCCCAGCGAGGGCACAAACAACAGTGCCTATGTTACGCCCTCAGCTCGAAAGTACGAGGCGAATGCCACGTCAACGGCGGCGAACTCAACAACGGCCGCGACCACTAACTCAACCTCCAATTCAGTGTCTGCAACCAGTGCCAATCATGCAGCGGCTACGGCAACTAGCGCCACGTCAAACCACGACGATAAGG ataACGACAAGGAGAACGATAATCGCACACAGACCGTCATTCAGAGGCGACGCAAGCCGAAGCGCAGATCAACAGGCGTGGTGCACATCGATATGGAT GAACTGGATCCCGAGCGACAGAACGAATCGTCAAACAACGACAACGAGGAGAAGGAAAAGGAG AGTGGCAGTGAGCGGACTTCCCGTTCCCGACTGGGCAGCACCGCGAGTACGGCCACCACGAGCGAGTCGAAGAGCTCCACCAGTAACGATAAAGCGGAGAATGGTGATGGCATTGACTACAAGGCACTCTACGAAGCTGCCAA ATTGGAGAACGATAAGCTGAAGCAGATAATCAAGCAGAAGGACGATGAAGCCGTGCAGACACGTGCAACGCTCGAGAGATTCGCCAATGCC
- the LOC119555038 gene encoding protein phosphatase 1 regulatory subunit 12C isoform X14 → MSSLDARNNSAMMKRAEQLKRWEESDTNRAAPTPRHEHGRRIKFSSGCVFLAACLSGDKDEVIQLLDQGADINTANVDGLTALHQACIDDNLDMVEFLVERGADINRQDNEGWTPLHATASCGFVSIARYLVENGADVAAVNSDGDLALDLAIDVQHMAMIDYMEKMVQELNINVDEARKAEEQAMLNDAKKWLRSDAAEVDRPHPKTGATALHVAAAKGYTKVLGLLLAGRGNVDRQDNDGWTPLHAASHWGQRETAEMLVESLADMDIRNYAGQSCIDVADRKIVKFLEELRANKRNKRRPSSQIRISDTIENHVDKTPTKLVRVEVRTDATKDAENVKPNQQIHATEHPVEEEAPWRRKLPRTPNDSPTNNQVPDRELSSNSSETANDVILRRTQSFENDQKKPNVTIATPTSAAATANTALNSPSTVQTPPIRSQVTAKSAEKSNNGSSSTASVSDVESSKPPPKQSASNMIKNFFKSFVPPVRDEESETQRKAHAKRVRETRRSTQGVTLDEIKSAEELVKKKNMGMANNNNNNNISTTTTNTISNSGNETSSASSTSTSAPTSSILDSNEQRDESQPPPPPTTPPPAIIPTTTTATDETEIEEVVTNPPPAVQSLNDTTASFTLSAPVRRSLSGDADANSDPEGDQDQSVVSASYTIMPRRERLPESTENAESIRSPQKTDPVAKSSSEEKAEEPPLVRPTDLPLIPAPAVASTEAIKSSSAATTPAALESPVRLRDKRGLAGSQESETKSDTASPVTSHPDFNARDSLLSLYARRTTESGAGGGAGGGAGGASGAASSSSTSAAERRPSWRLKFDAGSKFKLEDITSGGTYPPNNSTIIPSAPAVMAAVNLSTTTGVQRRISSGPNALNASNQSLNSVGRPVSAPSEGTNNSAYVTPSARKYEANATSTAANSTTAATTNSTSNSVSATSANHAAATATSATSNHDDKDNDKENDNRTQTVIQRRRKPKRRSTGVVHIDMDELDPERQNESSNNDNEEKEKESGSERTSRSRLGSTASTATTSESKSSTSNDKAENGDGIDYKALYEAAKLENDKLKQIIKQKDDEAVQTRATLERFANATTKNSLSELEKRERRAMERKLSELEEELKQLDTYKSDNHRLKEENAALIRVISKLSK, encoded by the exons ATGTCCTCGCTGGACGCGCGCAACAACTCGGCGATGATGAAGCGGGCGGAGCAGCTGAAGCGCTGGGAGGAGTCCGACACCAACCGCGCCGCCCCCACCCCACGCCACGAGCACGGGCGCCGGATCAAGTTCAGCTCCGGCTGCGTCTTCCTCGCCGCCTGCCTCTCCGGCGACAAGGACGAGGTCATCCAGCTCCTCGACCAGGGCGCCGACATCAACACGGCCAACGTCGACGGCCTGACCGCCCTGCATCAG GCGTGCATAGATGACAATCTCGACATGGTAGAGTTTCTGGTGGAGCGAGGTGCCGACATAAACCGACAGGATAATGAGGGCTGGACGCCCTTGCACGCCACTGCCTCCTGCGG CTTTGTGAGCATAGCTCGGTACTTGGTGGAAAATGGCGCTGATGTGGCCGCTGTGAACAGCGATGGCGATCTGGCCTTGGACCTGGCCATCGATGTGCAACACATGGCCATGATCGACTACATGGAGAAGATGGTGCAGGAGCTGAACATAAATGTGGATGAGGCTCGAAAGGCTGAGGagcaggcgatgctgaacgaTGCCAAAAAGTGGCTGAGAAGCGATGCCGCCGAGGTGGACAGACCGCATCCAAAAACGGGAGCCACAGCGCTTCACGTGGCCGCCGCAAAGGGTTACACGAAAGTTCTGGGCCTGCTCCTGGCCGGTCGCGGCAATGTGGATCGCCAGGACAACGATGGCTGGACGCCTCTGCACGCGGCATCGCATTGGGGTCAACGGGAAACGGCCGAGATGCTCGTGGAGTCACTGGCCGACATGGATATACGCAACTATGCTGGGCAGTCATGCATCGATGTGGCCGATCGCAAAATAGTCAAATTCCTGGAAGAACTGCGGGCCAACAAACGCAACAAACGGCGACCATCTAGTCAAATCAG AATCTCAGATACGATTGAAAACCATGTGGACAAGACGCCCACCAAACTGGTGCGCGTCGAAGTGAGAACTGATGCCACAAAGGATG CTGAGAACGTCAAGCCCAATCAGCAGATCCATGCCACCGAACATCCAGTCGAGGAGGAGGCGCCCTGGCGACGCAAGCTGCCACGGACACCAAACGACAGTCCCACTAATAATC AAGTTCCTGATAGAGAGCTTAGCAGCAATAGCTCGGAGACCGCCAACGACGTCATTTTGCGACGCACGCAAAGCTTTGAGAACGATCAAAA GAAACCGAACGTTACGATTGCCACGCCAACAAGTGCAGCAGCCACGGCAAACACGGCGCTCAATTCTCCATCGACTGTACAGACCCCACCAATTCGCAG CCAAGTTACAGCGAAATCAGCAGAAAAGAGCAATAATGGCAGCTCATCCACGGCCAGTGTCAGCGATGTGGAGAGCTCCAAGCCACCGCCCAAACAATCCGCGAGCAATATGATCAAAAACTTCTTCAA ATCGTTTGTGCCACCGGTGCGCGATGAGGAGAGTGAAACGCAGCGAAAGGCACATGCCAAGCGCGTGCGGGAGACCCGCCGGTCAACCCAGGGCGTTACTCTGGACGAGATCAAGAGTGCCGAGGAGCTGGTCAAGAAGAAGAACATGGGCAtggccaacaacaacaacaataacaatatcAGCACCACCACTACGAACACCATCAGCAACAGCGGC AACGAAACAAGCTCAGCATCATCGACATCGACATCAGCTCCAACATCATCGATCCTCgacagcaatgagcagcgggACGAGTCGCAACCGCCACCACCGCCCACCACACCACCGCCAGCCATAATACCCACCACAACGACGGCCACCGATGAGACGGAGATCGAGGAGGTGGTAACCAAtcctcctccagctgtccaaAGTCTGAACGACACCACTGCTAGTTTTACCCTATCCGCTCCGGTGCGAAGATCGCTTTCGGGCGATGCCGATGCCAATAGTGATCCCGAGGGGGATCAGGATCAGTCGGTGGTCAGTGCCAGCTATACGATAATGCCCAGGCGGGAAAGGCTTCCCGAAAGCACAGAGAATGCAGAGAGTATCAGATCTCCGCAAAAGACTGACCCAGTTGCCAAAAGTTCCAGCGAGGAGAAGGCCGAGGAGCCACCGCTTGTCAGGCCCACGGATCTGCCACTGATCCCAGCTCCTGCCGTGGCCAGCACAGAAGCTATTAAATCATCCTCGGCGGCCACCACGCCCGCTGCCCTCGAGAGTCCAGTGCGTTTGCGGGACAAGCGGGGTTTGGCCGGCAGTCAGGAGTCGGAAACTAAGTCCGATACCGCTTCGCCCGTGACCTCTCATCCGGATTTCAATGCCAGAGACTCACTACTTAGTCTGTACGCCCGACGCACAACGGAAAGCGGCGCGGGAGGaggtgctggtggtggtgcagGTGGAGCGAGTGGAGCTGCCTCTTCGTCTTCCACTTCTGCAGCAGAAAGGCGTCCGTCTTGGCGCCTGAAATTCGATGCCGGCTCCAAG TTTAAACTGGAGGACATAACCAGCGGGGGCACATATCCGCCCAACAACAGCACTATTATCCCGAGTGCTCCGGCGGTGATGGCAGCCGTCAATTTATCAACTACAACTGGAGTCCAGCGGCGCATCAGCAGCGGTCCCAACGCAC TAAATGCTTCCAATCAGTCGCTCAACTCTGTGGGTCGTCCTGTTTCCGCGCCCAGCGAGGGCACAAACAACAGTGCCTATGTTACGCCCTCAGCTCGAAAGTACGAGGCGAATGCCACGTCAACGGCGGCGAACTCAACAACGGCCGCGACCACTAACTCAACCTCCAATTCAGTGTCTGCAACCAGTGCCAATCATGCAGCGGCTACGGCAACTAGCGCCACGTCAAACCACGACGATAAGG ataACGACAAGGAGAACGATAATCGCACACAGACCGTCATTCAGAGGCGACGCAAGCCGAAGCGCAGATCAACAGGCGTGGTGCACATCGATATGGAT GAACTGGATCCCGAGCGACAGAACGAATCGTCAAACAACGACAACGAGGAGAAGGAAAAGGAG AGTGGCAGTGAGCGGACTTCCCGTTCCCGACTGGGCAGCACCGCGAGTACGGCCACCACGAGCGAGTCGAAGAGCTCCACCAGTAACGATAAAGCGGAGAATGGTGATGGCATTGACTACAAGGCACTCTACGAAGCTGCCAA ATTGGAGAACGATAAGCTGAAGCAGATAATCAAGCAGAAGGACGATGAAGCCGTGCAGACACGTGCAACGCTCGAGAGATTCGCCAATGCC ACAACGAAAAATTCACTATCTGAACTTGAGAAACGCGAAAGAAGAGCTATGGAACGCAAGCTTTCCGAGTTGGAAGAAGAGCTCAAG
- the LOC119555038 gene encoding protein phosphatase 1 regulatory subunit 12A isoform X28: MSSLDARNNSAMMKRAEQLKRWEESDTNRAAPTPRHEHGRRIKFSSGCVFLAACLSGDKDEVIQLLDQGADINTANVDGLTALHQACIDDNLDMVEFLVERGADINRQDNEGWTPLHATASCGFVSIARYLVENGADVAAVNSDGDLALDLAIDVQHMAMIDYMEKMVQELNINVDEARKAEEQAMLNDAKKWLRSDAAEVDRPHPKTGATALHVAAAKGYTKVLGLLLAGRGNVDRQDNDGWTPLHAASHWGQRETAEMLVESLADMDIRNYAGQSCIDVADRKIVKFLEELRANKRNKRRPSSQIRISDTIENHVDKTPTKLVRVEVRTDATKDGSHAR; this comes from the exons ATGTCCTCGCTGGACGCGCGCAACAACTCGGCGATGATGAAGCGGGCGGAGCAGCTGAAGCGCTGGGAGGAGTCCGACACCAACCGCGCCGCCCCCACCCCACGCCACGAGCACGGGCGCCGGATCAAGTTCAGCTCCGGCTGCGTCTTCCTCGCCGCCTGCCTCTCCGGCGACAAGGACGAGGTCATCCAGCTCCTCGACCAGGGCGCCGACATCAACACGGCCAACGTCGACGGCCTGACCGCCCTGCATCAG GCGTGCATAGATGACAATCTCGACATGGTAGAGTTTCTGGTGGAGCGAGGTGCCGACATAAACCGACAGGATAATGAGGGCTGGACGCCCTTGCACGCCACTGCCTCCTGCGG CTTTGTGAGCATAGCTCGGTACTTGGTGGAAAATGGCGCTGATGTGGCCGCTGTGAACAGCGATGGCGATCTGGCCTTGGACCTGGCCATCGATGTGCAACACATGGCCATGATCGACTACATGGAGAAGATGGTGCAGGAGCTGAACATAAATGTGGATGAGGCTCGAAAGGCTGAGGagcaggcgatgctgaacgaTGCCAAAAAGTGGCTGAGAAGCGATGCCGCCGAGGTGGACAGACCGCATCCAAAAACGGGAGCCACAGCGCTTCACGTGGCCGCCGCAAAGGGTTACACGAAAGTTCTGGGCCTGCTCCTGGCCGGTCGCGGCAATGTGGATCGCCAGGACAACGATGGCTGGACGCCTCTGCACGCGGCATCGCATTGGGGTCAACGGGAAACGGCCGAGATGCTCGTGGAGTCACTGGCCGACATGGATATACGCAACTATGCTGGGCAGTCATGCATCGATGTGGCCGATCGCAAAATAGTCAAATTCCTGGAAGAACTGCGGGCCAACAAACGCAACAAACGGCGACCATCTAGTCAAATCAG AATCTCAGATACGATTGAAAACCATGTGGACAAGACGCCCACCAAACTGGTGCGCGTCGAAGTGAGAACTGATGCCACAAAGGATG GTTCTCATGCGCGATAA